ATTGCAGCTTTGAGTTCATCATATGAGCTCACATCCACAATGTTACTACAAAAgaacattaaaataaaattagaaaggATTTGAAGGATAGGAGAATGGGATGCAATTTAAAAGATGTTGGTTTTCAATACATTGGAAATGATATACAAGTCCAAAATGCCTACAGTGGGGGATATGATAACCCCATAATAGAAAGCACTCTCACAAAGCTTCAAGGAACAGTGCTGAATACAATGTGACAGTCCATGACCACTAACCGTAAAAACTACATGCCTAGTTTGACTAAATTCAACCCAGAATTCTTTGAACATCTGGACCCATTTGAAAGAAGCACAGAATCTATCAACTTCCAATGTTATTCATGTGACAACGTTTTGGTAGAAAAAGAGCATGCCTTTCTAAGAAAGGTTTTGCATCCTTGCTCAACCAAGTTAAAATACAGGTTATCACTTAAATTCACTTCCTAGTTCCTAGGAGTCACACTGGCATTCATCCTCTTTTGATAAGCAGACTTCAAACCCAGATATGCCTCGagtgtttaaatatttttaatttaatattatcataACTTTTTACTCTTTCCCACAAATCCTTTCAGTGCTGCCACTTGCCTAGGCTTGATCAAGACAAACACCACAATGAAAAAAAAGTGACAGGAAACAAGCAATAGCGCAATCAATGTGGGGGTGTTGATAATTCAACATCCACAAACATTTCTTAGGCAAAATCTTGCTATCAAGGCTCAACTAACACATAATCCGTGACTTGATGCTAGAAAGTAATATTAATAGATGACTGCAATAAAAAGCAAAGCTCAAATATCCCATATTAACAATCCTAGCTCTAAGCTTCCAGTGTGAAATAAATGCTAGAGCAAGAGAAAGCACCTATCCCGAAATGATGTTGCTCTACTTAGAAGGGATGACTGGATTTCATCCAACTTGTCCTTGACATAAGCTTCTAAAATTGAAGGGTCCATAGATATTCCAAATACTTTCCCTTGCTTTCCAGGAACATCTCTCCTAGATATAACCACACTTCCACTTGAAACATCCCGTGGACCAATTTCAATCCTCAGAGGAACTCCCTGTGAAATTAAGGTGTTATTTCATACACTTGAAAGGTTCTTTCGCATTACAAAAGAGAAAATGCAACCAAATTTTTATATACAAAATAAGCACAGGATATCGTACAGGAAGAATACAGAACAAGCCCCCAAAATTGATGATCAACATTTAGTTCGAGAGGAAGGGGCCAATACGGGTCTTTTGCTGGATTGGATGTACAGTGTGCTGTATTGATTGAGACATGTTTGGTCATCTCCCACATGATTCATAATTAATTTGTGTAGTGCAACTGTTAATGACTGGCAGCTTTTCAATTTGTTAAAATGAGAACTGACCTTCATCTCCCAGAAATTGAACTTCCATCCTGGGGTTCTCTGATCTGAGTCATCAAGTTTAACTTTGATACCAGTAGATTGCAAAACTTCTTTCACAGATGATGCTGCATTGAGAACTCCAgctttctcattttctttcttccaaatcGGTACAATCACTACCTACAAGGGTGCAATGCACATAAGAAGGTAATTGAATTGGCTACATAACTAGGCACCCAGACCAATGGAAAATATGACTGTTTAAAGTTTGAACCAAATAGAACATTGACTAAAAAAGGATTAATGTCAAATACTGTGCTTGAACAAGAATAGCATAGTATACACTAACTTATGAAATCAATAACAGGACTCCACAAGTACCTGTATTGGAGCAATTTTAGGGGGAAGCATTAGGCCAGCATCATCTCCATGTGTCATGATAATACCACCAACAAAGCGGGTACTGATGGCCCATGATGTCTGCCAGACATGCtgcctttgtccattttcatcagTGAACtgtacaaaaaaaaataatatggttCAGATATTAGTtgatttctcaaaaaaaaaaaaaaaagtaaaattcacTAATTAAGGAACAAAAAGAACCAATCACTTAATTGAAAGTTTAAAAAGGAACACATTAACAAATACTGAGAAAGTCTGACTACCAAATTCCAGAAAGATGATATATAGAAAGGCAGAAGATAGTTCTCAGGACAacactttaatttattattttaaacagAAAAGAGCTCATGCCCATCAAACAGAGATGAAGAGGGGATAGTAGGTACACATTGGGACCAAGCCAATCATAAAAACACTTGCCCATTCATCCACAGTAAAAGCAAATAGAAAAGAGAAAGAACAGAAGGTCAATTAACACCAATCTAACCTCTCCTGACTTTCATATATGCTTCTAAGAGACCACCACAAAGCAGCAAAACAAATGCCCAATCCATGTGTGTTTTGTGTTTTTTCATGACTGATCATACTCCCTCCGATCTAATTATCTTTTGAGGAAGAAAAATACGAGCAGTCATTTAGCAAATGGACGATCACTTTTATTGGATGAACTCACAGAAACTGTTCCACTAATTCACTGAGGAATGCGttcaaagaaaatatattttgaaattgtGTTATTTACTTCATCCTTTTTACCTTTTTAAGCTGTAAAAGCAAGGTAACTGAAACCTTAAATTGTTGCAAAAAATAAGAATCTAAAATACAGCTTGCTGAATGACTTAAAAGTCAATAACCTGTGTTCCAAAAGCCCGAGAGAAATTTTGACCAAGGTTGTGACTGGTTCCAGCCTGTAAAGCCTTCTGATCGCCCATCATAGCCTCTATTGTATATGTCCTAACAGCACCAGCAAAGGTTTCCACCTTTGATTTTCGACCTGCAATAACAGGTATTGCAGCTTGCGCATAAGCAAATTTTGTATAGACGTCAATCATCAGTAATGCCTGCAGTTCAGCATCAGCAATCCATTAAATAAATGTAGTCCTGTGCTAAGATAATTGCAAGCATTCCACAGATGAATGAGATGGAAACCTCTTTTTCTGCCTCCTCTAGAGTCGCATGAGCTGTATGACCCTCTTGCCACAGAAATTCAAGAGTCCTCACAAATGGTTTTGTGCGCATCTCCCATCTTGTGACATTTGCCCACTGAAATAGGAAAAAGTGTAAGGCAAAAGGAAAAGGAGAAAAAGAATTGCATGCAGTGGTCTATATAATAAGGAAACTCTTTATATCATCTGGCAAAATTTTCACCTGGTTGACCATGAGAGGAAGATCTCGGTAGCTATGAATCCACTGAGTAAACATGTGATTCACTATGGTTTCACTAGTTGGTCGAACCTGCCAAAACCTCAGGAAGTGCAACAATCAAAGCCAAAACTTGGGTCGTGTTTTCATGAACTTGAACCAGCATCTTCATTAACTATCAATTTATAATTGTAGATAAAAACAATTGAATTATATAGAAAAGGAAACTGCAAATGGAAAATGTTGCTTCAGAGGACTTACCACAAGTTTTTCTTCAAGTTCCTTTCCTCCACCAATAGTTACCAGAGCCAATTCTGGACTGAAGCCCTCAACATGACTAGCTTCCTTCTCAATAAATGAATAAGGTATGAACTGCAACCATAATGAGATTTGAAGCAAACAAATAATATCTTATCCAAAAAGAACTTAACCAATGAATGATTTGCTTCATCCAGTGGTTTTTAAATCTCTGATCCAAATAGAAACTAAACATTTTACTTGAAGCTTATACcattatttaaatttcattcatttcaaAATGTAGAATGGTCAACAACTCTTGAAACCAATTAATATGAAGCTACAAAAGAAGTCGATGAAGCTCAGCTCAAGAAAAAGCAAAATTATCATATCCAAACCATCGCATGGTTTCTTTGCAAgccaaaacaaagaaaaatagggAACTCTCCGCGACAAACAGGAGGGGTTTACAAACACACCTGTGGGAAATACATATTGCTGTGCCCTGTCTCCTTGAACTTAACATTCAAATAATcctgaaatttaaagaaataataacTGTTACAATTACGATTGaaatagctaaaaaaaaaaaagacacaagCACAGCAAGCTTAGCATTCAAAACGCACTTTAATTGCTTTTAAAATTTCAGCTTTCAAaagcaagaaaaacagaataaggAATTTGTTTCAATAAAATTAGTACCTGGATAGCCTCCCAGATAGCATATCCATAAGGACGAATGACCATAGTACCACGGACAGGACCATAATCAGCGAGCTCGGCGTTGGCAATAACATCAAGATACCAAGCATTGAAATCTTGAGATCGGGGAGTAATGACTCGGTCCTGGTTGACACGACTCTTGAGGTTATTAACTCGGTCCTCCGTCTCAGGAGGGCTCGACGCCGCGCTCTGAGCGCAGAAGGAAGCCGTTAGAGGCGGCGGACGGAAATACAGGCGACGTCCAGAAAACGCTGGTGACCGACGTATCGATGGAGAGGAGAAAAAGAGGGAGGCGAGAGTCGGTAGCCTGAGAGAAACTACCATTTCTCCAGGTGTTGGCTTGGGGATTTGCAGTGGGAGTGCAGAGTGTTTTTGTTAAGCAGAGCTGCGAGGATGAGGATTTCTTTCCTGACGTGGGTACGCGAGGCGTGGTAGAGCGTGCACTGTAGGCGATGGTCTTGCAGATTGGTGGATCATTGGATCACTAATCATatagtttttttctttttcagaAAAATGGACCAGAAGATCTCTTTTCCTTCCTGGCTTCTGCTTAAATATTGAAGGCCCATCAATCAGTTTGGGCCAGTTTCAATACCCTTCGCCAAGGCATATCCCTTCACcgaattgacttttttttttcttttttccttgagAAGAAATAAGGAAAATGTAATAGAATATAATTTTAGTATGATATAatgaatataatataattaaatttttcattaaattatattttattatgttgCAGAAATAGCTTTTTTGCAAAGCAAGATAAAAactacataaattatgagatatttcgTACAAtggattactctttttttttttttataatttatcaaGTCCTACCAAACAACTTAACTTTAGCAGCAAATAAATTAATGATCATACCTATCTATGAAGCTTAGTCAAAATACAAAACAAAAAAAGGAACAGGCATTGTTTTAACTCCAAAGAATTCTCTCACGCTACCGCTGCAATATTCTACAATAGTATACCGCCCTTGTCAGGCATATTTTCTCCCCATTCCAAAAGGagaatgcaaaagaaaaaaaaattgacatcACATAACTTCAGCAAAATTACCACCTATCCAGACTAGCATTGATGATAAGGAAGTCAATGCTTTGGCATCTACGCCTTTATGGGGATTCTAACAACTTGAAGTTGTAGTCAAGACGCATATAATGCCTTGCCGATTTTGGAGTACTGCAAGCAGGCGGAGAATCAAGTTTGCTAGACATATTGTGTATCCAGGATCCATCTTCAAACAGCTGCTCCTTCATCTCTTCCATTTTCAAGTGCCTTTGGGGACTCTGAGCCTGAAACATAAACTACGTATCCATGAAACAAAAGTTTATTCCCCAACAAAACTTAATTGACATAGGATTTGAGAGGAAAACATCAGATGGACCTTCACCTTAATTGACATATGATTTGCCTGCCGTTTGGAAAAAACTAGACAAGAAAATAATAtgtgaattaattaatttacaaggtGAAGAAAATCATAAACACGTGTTCCTTCAGTAGGCAAGAACAAAAGATACAGAATAATTCCAAATAAAGAAAAGATTCAACTTTTGTTTACCATTGTCGAGTCCAATTGTCTCTAGAAATTGATCCAAGCCCATAGATCTTGCTTGTGCTTTGATACATTCTTGATGATTGTGCAGAAACGTTTCCTCTGCAATTGCATTGGCATCGATTGACTCCTCTGCCACAACACTTAACTTTGCATTGCAGTTCTTTGATTCCTCATTCCGGTTTGGCTTCCCAGAATTTGAAATGTCAGAAAGCGCCTTCCTGCCACTGGTTTGCACTTTCCCTGAGGCTTTAGATGTACTCTTCTGCTTGGGGACGTCAAGTGCATTTTGAAAGGCACCAGTCTCTTTCTCAGACAAGGAGAAAATGCTAGAGTTCTGCTTCTTTGATGCCCGATTCAGCGAAGGCTTCAGTGAATTTGACAAATCACCAAGCACTTCTTTCCTTGGCGCTTTAGAGACATTGGTCTTCCAGCCAACATGATAGTCTGCGCGCGGTAAATGAAGTCAGGCCACAACACAGCCagaaaaagtatatatatatatatatatgaacacaGAATAGATAGAGTTCCATTGTAGTGGATATTTATATTCTGATCTTGAACCAGACCCCCAGCTTGTGATGCCATTGGTAAGAGTCCTATGAGAAAAGGTCAAATCTAGGATCTGCAAAAATAATAGACCACAATATTTTCTATGAACATGGCATGTAAACTAAGTGATTTGATTAGTGAAATTTATCAACAACTAAACCTTAGTTGAAATCAGCTATATAGATATTTTTCGCTATTCAATTTGTATGAATCTAATTATGCATCAATATCCAAAATGTTAGTCATGTGAATGAGAAGCCATTGATATGCATTCTGTCATCAAACCTAATTACAATCATTGCTATACatgaaataaaatttcaaaaaaaaaaaatctaatcctAAATCATCAATAATCgaagaaaacccaaaatgggagtAAGAAATAACGAACGAAAAAGATAACTCACGAATGGGTTCTAATTTCTTGCTTCTTCTCCCAGTATTATTTAGCCAATCTCCAACGTCGCCCACTCTTTCCGAGCATCGCAGTTTTGTTGACAGTTTTTCGTGAAAGATCTTCAAATTGGGCATCCTGCTAAGAATGCAGAGGGCGGCGGGTTTCCAAAGGTAACTTGGTTCCGATTTACATTTATGCGCTCTTCTAGGCAGTTAATTACAAGAATGAcatgagctttttttttttttttttcttaaaccacgaaatttcattaaattaaaaatcattaattctctacTGTTAATTGTTTTTAAGtgcatttaatataaatttcaatttatataaaaattaagtttagtaattattaaattaaatatttatattaaaataattataaaattaattaaaatatatgtgtaaagtatattaatttatatataaatatttaatttaataattaatatcaaAGAGCTCATTTTTATATGCATTTCAATTTTTTATAATCGTAATCTTAGTTTTAGGgaatgtatttaaaattttttaataaaatttattaaaattttttaatataaaattaattgaatacaatttaattaaattaattttttttatacatgTTTTTACACTTTTCAAACACTGATAGTTATTGCTTGAGGATATATGGGATGGAGATCTCAACATCAGCTTGCTAGCAAATTAGTTTTTGGATAGCAATTGATTATTGCCCTGTTAATTTACTATATTGTCCCGTTAATTTTCTGTTTTGAGAATTTTCTGTTTATTTATAATAAAGATAATCATATAATTTTACTATAAAAATaagtatttttataatattattttataattaatattttcatatttaatgaataaatgatattaaaatagaTTTTATATTGCAGAAAATCTTTATTATGAATCAAATTGATTCTTATATTATTACCATTTCCAACGGATATATTTTGAAGATCAAATTGATCTGCATTATACTTTGAAAATCAAATTACTCTGTATATATTTTGGATAAATGAAgacaattatataattttattttgaaaaattaatttttacaatAATATCATTAATTGATTTTCATAATCAATGTTTCatattaattaaatgtaatattaaaAAAACTCTCACATTTTTAGAAATCttttaatttacaataaataTGAACCGATTCAATCCCTATAACATTACTCCTTTTCtcaaaatactaatatttatttattttttttaacaaaacaCCCATTTCATTtgaatataacaaaaaaatataacactaaaaatctaactaaaacatATTCAaacttctaaaattaatttacagCACTCTTAATACACTTAATGTTTACAtaacctatatatatataaaaaaaaaaaaggattagtgACCAGTGAACCATAGAAAATTAAGTCATAAGAACGTAAACCACTCATGAATCTCGAAAGGCAATGTGAAATATACAGAAGTTTTGTCAATCTCCGAGTAGACCGAATTAATATTTTGAGACTATTCATAAATTAATAGTGAGCTACTTAGATTGAATATGGAGTAGATCGGTCCAAAGTACCATCTAAGTTAGCCTTCCTTATCTTTTCaggtataaaaaaaaaacttcacaGAGGAGACTATAGGGAACTACCAAAAAATAGTATAAAACTCTCACTAAAATAagtaaaatcaaatgaaaaataaagaaataaaaggaagaaaaaaaaaagtagaagATAAAATATGTCATacgaaaagaagaaaaaggaagtgaGAAGGAATGAAGAAAAAGCAAGGAAGGGATTCACATCCTTTTTGTGCTGTGAAAGTTCATGATAAGAAGAGGCAAAACCATTCATTCATTATAATCCATGGTTAGGTTAGAGGTAGAAGAAAAGGTgtgcgtgtatatatatatatatatatgaaggttTTGACTTTACCTTAATGAATGTTGCCCTTATCTTGATGCTTTTGGTGACATGGTTGTGATGATCTATTCAGCCCGTCAAATCCAACAAGCGTCCAGACATTACATTATCGATTCAATCTCTTCTTTATAGCACAATTTCTTAATAATAATGAAGTTAATTACCATAATTGAATatcaatttatttatattattattctaatgtttgattttataattatcactgcataatcaagtataaattacagaaataaattaatcaaatcacatataaatttaatctaattacatgtaaaattaatttaaatattatttaattgtcgATAAAAAAAATACGGATAATATTTAATAATGAAAATTCCATATTTTTCTAATGTAATGTTGGGAAATGTGTACAAATAGGATGTTATTTTCatgttaatataataatatatcacctcatgaaaatattaaaatataatttgattaaGAAGGTTAGCTACAGGTGCTATATATATCAATATCATTAAATTACTTACCAACGAAAAATATCATTAATACTGTTTTCCTACCAAAAAATAATTAGGATAAATGGCTTTTTTAGGTCACACACAATAAGTATTCACCATCTGCAATGATTGAGAAACCTTCCATCACTTCCCATAATATTAAGCATGCATTTAAGTTTACAGAGGAAGAATACTTGCTCTCTGCATTTTCTCCACAGCTAATGAACATTGACACTGACCCAATTAATTCATATTCTCATCAACCTTTACTCTTGGCTTTCAATTACTTCAATGCTGACGCTTCGCTTCAAATATAGATACCAAACGCAATCCATTTGGTAGCACCGACTGCACAAGCATTAAAGATAAATCAACTTACAGTTGGTAATTATTTCTACATTTTGGTTATATGtctatttcattttcctttttatcttttttattatataaatatgagtgggGAATTTCTTGCTTGTTAAATTTGTCTCTTGTTAGTTAGGattaattttatcattttataCAATGGCTAGTTCTTTATTCTGTTGTAATAAAGATTTCTGGCAAGGAAGTGGGTGAATTTGTAATTATCTGTGATACGCCCACTAATTTtacatattaatttttattagtgttttaaataataaatataaaaaaaataacgaAAATAAATAGGAAAATTTGCAGGAATCAAACATGGGTTTGAAAAGAAGAAATTCAACCATATATGTGTATGAAAGAGGGAGAGAGGGCGGTCCCAAAAATGAAATAAGCGCAGGCTCCAAATaactatatataaaaaaaaaaaaaaaaaaaaagcctaaaaTAAGTccaactgaaattgaaaaataatcTTCGAGTGGAGCCCTCCATTGCTAACACACTATACACCAAACACTCTGATTCTTCCATTTCACACGCCAATATTATActtgtaataataataaataatgaatAGTAAAATGAACTATAAAGAATTTTCCTCAAATGAAATCACTGCCTTTATTATTTCTTCAATTCTCCTTTGCGCTTTCCATTTTCTCAGGAAAAAAGTTAAAAATACTAGGTATAACAATTAATAATATTAGCCAAAAAAGAAAGACAGTGAAGCTAACGCCAAGCAGATGCGACGGTGAGTGTTTTTCCCATCCAACCGAAACTAACCCCACCATTTTCTTCTTTAACAGTGAAACCTGTGTTCAACCGGTTTCCAGAACTCAGTCTGGCTTTCATCGACTCTCCCACGTTTTGACTCAGTGGCTTCAACTCGAACCCTGCCATTCCCATCCGGGCCCGCCATTTCCCAAACACTTCGCATCTTTCCACACGGTCCCTACCTTCGCAAGCAACCGAGTTGGCGAGTTTCCGACCCAGTCCTTCTTCCACCTTCACTCTATCTAAGTTCTCCCTCTGCATCGTCGACTCAATCGAGTCAAACAATGCCCCATAATACGAGCAGGCCTCGTTCGCTCGCGCCATGAATGGAGCCGTATTTGTGTTCATTTCTTGTTCCACTAGCGTCACCACGCGTGGCGCCAACCCCTTCACGCGCCGCAGAAGTTCGTCTCGAGGATTCTCCGTTGAGACACTCTCGTCAGGCATTCGATACAGGTTGAATGCAAAATTTACGGCCAAAGGCTCTTCAGGATCGCAACCCAATGAGTCGCGGCTCAACTCACCGAGTTTACAGCTCACAACGTTGAAACGTAAAGAAACCCCAGCAAGCCGTTCTGCGACTTGACTCAGCTTACCACCAACCAACTTCAACCTCTCTTTCTCTTCCCCTCCATTATCAGCTACCGCTGTGATCTTCACAATGGAAGGCTTCCTATTCAGACGCTCAGATAGCGCGTGCAAAAGATTTATGTATTGGCATCCCTGGCCTACATCGAAATCGATAACATGAAGCCCGCTGCTGCTGGTGGGCTGGTCTACGGTAGCCTCAAGAATTGCGAGATTAGCAGCCATAAACCcaagtttgaaacaaggagagACTTCATACAGTAACCGGGTCGACCCCAAATGTTCCTTGCTATACAGCTCCGCCACTGGCGGCGGGTTCTCCGCGGGGTTAACCCGTGATTTGAGTGCTATCAACATGTATTCCATCAATCTCTGTTCAGAATTCCCTTTCGGGTTCGAGAACTGAGATACCCGCGTCAAGATCTCACTCGCAACACCAGTTTTGCCTTCGTAAATGGCGGAAGCAGCGTCAAGTAGCGTTTGTTTTGAGCAATTGTGGACTGGAGTGGTCACCGATGTTGAGGAGGAACAAGGAGATGAGGACGATGAAGTAGGCGATGGAGAAATCAGGTTGGCACTTGAAGAAGTGATGAGATTCTGTATAGTTTCTGACCACTCGCTGTTACCGTTAGTAATCACCGAAACCGCATCGCCTTCGTCGTCTTCGTTGTCATCCAGAAGCTGCTTCTCCAGCTCCTGCAATCGATTCATCATCTTCTTTTTTGATTCTTGTCCTACCATAACCACTCCCCCTCCTCCGTTTTGATTTTGGAGCATGTTCACGTAAGGAAAAGAGGAAGAGGTGTGTTTCGCAGACTGAATGGTGGGTCCGTGCCCAAGATTGATGGGCTGGGGCCTGAGCCGTTGAAGAAGAGGCACACCGCAACGCTGAGACGAGGGTAATTCTGGAGACATGTTAGCCGATAATTCGATGGACGAGAGAGGGGAGATTGGGGATGTATGTTGGTACATCCTGGGCTTCACGGACCGAAGGAGCAGATCATTTAGTGCTGGGTTTAGGTTTGACTGCTGTAGCTGTTGCTGTTGATGTGCTTGGAAATCGGCAAGCGTTCGTTTTCCGATTACGCTTTGGGTTGTTAAGTTCGTGGCGGTTGTTCGGTGTTGAGCGATCTGAGAGGTAGGGTCTAGAAACATTTGAGAGAGCTGGTTTCTATAGGAAGGTTGAGATGGGTTGTTGGAATTCATGGAGATTATGGATCTACCCACGATGCCGGTGTAGAAATCTGCGCCACTGCCGGAGAACCTTGatgtcattttctctctctgtggAGGGAGTTAGAAAAGTTAGTGCTTATAGAAACGCATGAGACATGGGAAGAGTTAACGGAGAAATGAATGGAAAGAAAAGGTTTGGGGTTTGAGAAATGATTGTGATGAATATAAGGGTGAAAGCTTAAAAATTCCAACTAGTTATTAGCTCTCTGttgcttttattttattattattattttaatcgaCAAGAAACCCACAGGAGCATGTTTGGCATGAAATTTTCGCCGCTAGATTGTCTTTTGATCGAGCGCTTTCTCACTTTTCAAAGACATGAACGGTGATTAACTTGGCCACCGCATACTCGTTTGCTTATACGGGGCTAAAACTCATCAACTTCCAGTATGAAACGTTATCACGCTTGACAACAAGGCGTGGCTTTCAAAACCAATGAGAGCGCGAGGAAGGCAAGAATAGGGGCCCCTCATATTGTGATCGTGAAGGCACGCTCCTATATTGC
Above is a genomic segment from Hevea brasiliensis isolate MT/VB/25A 57/8 chromosome 17, ASM3005281v1, whole genome shotgun sequence containing:
- the LOC110658170 gene encoding scarecrow-like protein 8 → MTSRFSGSGADFYTGIVGRSIISMNSNNPSQPSYRNQLSQMFLDPTSQIAQHRTTATNLTTQSVIGKRTLADFQAHQQQQLQQSNLNPALNDLLLRSVKPRMYQHTSPISPLSSIELSANMSPELPSSQRCGVPLLQRLRPQPINLGHGPTIQSAKHTSSSFPYVNMLQNQNGGGGVVMVGQESKKKMMNRLQELEKQLLDDNEDDEGDAVSVITNGNSEWSETIQNLITSSSANLISPSPTSSSSSPCSSSTSVTTPVHNCSKQTLLDAASAIYEGKTGVASEILTRVSQFSNPKGNSEQRLMEYMLIALKSRVNPAENPPPVAELYSKEHLGSTRLLYEVSPCFKLGFMAANLAILEATVDQPTSSSGLHVIDFDVGQGCQYINLLHALSERLNRKPSIVKITAVADNGGEEKERLKLVGGKLSQVAERLAGVSLRFNVVSCKLGELSRDSLGCDPEEPLAVNFAFNLYRMPDESVSTENPRDELLRRVKGLAPRVVTLVEQEMNTNTAPFMARANEACSYYGALFDSIESTMQRENLDRVKVEEGLGRKLANSVACEGRDRVERCEVFGKWRARMGMAGFELKPLSQNVGESMKARLSSGNRLNTGFTVKEENGGVSFGWMGKTLTVASAWR
- the LOC110658172 gene encoding uncharacterized protein LOC110658172 isoform X2, encoding MPNLKIFHEKLSTKLRCSERVGDVGDWLNNTGRRSKKLEPIHYHVGWKTNVSKAPRKEVLGDLSNSLKPSLNRASKKQNSSIFSLSEKETGAFQNALDVPKQKSTSKASGKVQTSGRKALSDISNSGKPNRNEESKNCNAKLSVVAEESIDANAIAEETFLHNHQECIKAQARSMGLDQFLETIGLDNVFSKRQANHMSIKAQSPQRHLKMEEMKEQLFEDGSWIHNMSSKLDSPPACSTPKSARHYMRLDYNFKLLESP
- the LOC110658171 gene encoding proline--tRNA ligase, chloroplastic/mitochondrial; this encodes MVVSLRLPTLASLFFSSPSIRRSPAFSGRRLYFRPPPLTASFCAQSAASSPPETEDRVNNLKSRVNQDRVITPRSQDFNAWYLDVIANAELADYGPVRGTMVIRPYGYAIWEAIQDYLNVKFKETGHSNMYFPQFIPYSFIEKEASHVEGFSPELALVTIGGGKELEEKLVVRPTSETIVNHMFTQWIHSYRDLPLMVNQWANVTRWEMRTKPFVRTLEFLWQEGHTAHATLEEAEKEALLMIDVYTKFAYAQAAIPVIAGRKSKVETFAGAVRTYTIEAMMGDQKALQAGTSHNLGQNFSRAFGTQFTDENGQRQHVWQTSWAISTRFVGGIIMTHGDDAGLMLPPKIAPIQVVIVPIWKKENEKAGVLNAASSVKEVLQSTGIKVKLDDSDQRTPGWKFNFWEMKGVPLRIEIGPRDVSSGSVVISRRDVPGKQGKVFGISMDPSILEAYVKDKLDEIQSSLLSRATSFRDSNIVDVSSYDELKAAISLGKWARGPWSASDADELKVKEETGATIRCFPFEQPQGTKTCLMTGKPAEEVAIFAKSY
- the LOC110658172 gene encoding protein PATRONUS 1 isoform X3 encodes the protein MASQAGDYHVGWKTNVSKAPRKEVLGDLSNSLKPSLNRASKKQNSSIFSLSEKETGAFQNALDVPKQKSTSKASGKVQTSGRKALSDISNSGKPNRNEESKNCNAKLSVVAEESIDANAIAEETFLHNHQECIKAQARSMGLDQFLETIGLDNVFSKRQANHMSIKFMFQAQSPQRHLKMEEMKEQLFEDGSWIHNMSSKLDSPPACSTPKSARHYMRLDYNFKLLESP
- the LOC110658172 gene encoding uncharacterized protein LOC110658172 isoform X4, with product MPNLKIFHEKLSTKLRCSERVGDVGDWLNNTGRRSKKLEPIHYHVGWKTNVSKAPRKEVLGDLSNSLKPSLNRASKKQNSSIFSLSEKETGAFQNALDVPKQKSTSKASGKVQTSGRKALSDISNSGKPNRNEESKNCNAKLSVVAEESIDANAIAEETFLHNHQECIKAQARSMGLDQFLETIGLDNGSESPKALENGRDEGAAV
- the LOC110658172 gene encoding uncharacterized protein LOC110658172 isoform X1: MPNLKIFHEKLSTKLRCSERVGDVGDWLNNTGRRSKKLEPIHYHVGWKTNVSKAPRKEVLGDLSNSLKPSLNRASKKQNSSIFSLSEKETGAFQNALDVPKQKSTSKASGKVQTSGRKALSDISNSGKPNRNEESKNCNAKLSVVAEESIDANAIAEETFLHNHQECIKAQARSMGLDQFLETIGLDNVFSKRQANHMSIKFMFQAQSPQRHLKMEEMKEQLFEDGSWIHNMSSKLDSPPACSTPKSARHYMRLDYNFKLLESP